One genomic region from Anabaena sp. PCC 7108 encodes:
- a CDS encoding NB-ARC domain-containing protein, translating to MDLLRKRKRGSILTHQGLDKLKNAIKTKEYAENNGKRFTLDNLSIQTELDSHTLCKIFQCNVRVDKKSLVQCFKAFNLVLEADDYQSPPSVPLVKPETHSTQFPIQPLQPQIQPYGDYSLAPNVSVFYGRTAELATLNQWIQVNRCQLIMVLGMGGMGKTSLIAKLMQGFTNSKDSSSSEFKYVIWRSLRHAPTVEETLTELIHILSDQKAVDLPKPPDQLISKLMHYLHQTRCLLVLDNLESILQWGERGGSYREGFEGYGQLIRRIGESTHKSCLIITSREPPIAFILLEKKANSIKSLILKGLLPEDGLKILQSEGINETEAKWQTLHNHYAGNPLILKIAATKIDFLFSGKIDLFLDQGVTVFSNIYDLLDQQFQRLSDLEKTVIYSLAIHRKPILMPELLNAIMPPVTSQQLFGSIYKLKWRSLIEYNSNGFTVQNDMMEYVTSKPRYFLSNRIT from the coding sequence ATGGACTTACTAAGAAAACGTAAACGTGGGTCAATCCTCACGCATCAAGGTTTAGATAAACTTAAAAACGCCATAAAAACAAAGGAATATGCTGAAAATAACGGCAAGCGATTTACCCTTGATAATCTCAGTATTCAGACTGAATTAGACTCTCATACCCTATGCAAAATTTTTCAATGCAACGTCAGAGTTGATAAAAAGTCTCTAGTTCAATGCTTCAAAGCATTTAATCTAGTGCTAGAGGCTGATGATTATCAATCACCTCCTTCCGTCCCATTAGTCAAACCAGAAACACACTCAACACAATTCCCTATCCAACCTCTACAGCCTCAAATTCAGCCCTATGGGGATTATAGTTTAGCCCCCAATGTCTCCGTTTTCTATGGACGCACCGCAGAACTGGCAACATTGAACCAGTGGATTCAGGTTAATCGCTGTCAATTAATCATGGTCTTAGGTATGGGTGGTATGGGTAAAACTAGTCTCATAGCCAAGTTAATGCAAGGCTTTACCAACAGCAAAGACTCGTCATCATCAGAATTTAAGTATGTCATTTGGCGCTCGCTTCGTCATGCTCCAACTGTAGAAGAAACCTTAACTGAGCTAATTCACATCCTCTCTGACCAGAAAGCCGTTGATTTACCAAAACCTCCAGATCAATTAATATCAAAGTTAATGCACTATCTCCATCAAACTCGTTGTTTGCTGGTTCTGGATAATCTAGAATCTATTTTGCAATGGGGAGAACGAGGGGGATCATATCGGGAAGGGTTTGAAGGCTATGGACAACTGATTCGCAGAATTGGGGAGTCTACCCACAAAAGTTGTTTAATTATCACCAGTCGAGAACCACCAATCGCATTTATTTTACTAGAGAAAAAAGCCAATTCGATAAAATCGCTGATTCTGAAGGGGCTGCTTCCTGAAGACGGACTCAAGATTTTACAGTCAGAAGGAATTAACGAAACTGAAGCAAAATGGCAAACCTTACATAATCACTATGCCGGAAATCCGCTGATACTCAAAATTGCTGCCACCAAGATTGATTTTCTATTTTCTGGTAAGATTGATCTTTTTTTAGACCAAGGTGTAACCGTATTTAGCAACATTTACGATTTGTTAGATCAACAATTTCAACGCTTATCAGATTTAGAGAAAACCGTGATCTATTCCTTAGCGATTCACCGCAAACCCATATTAATGCCAGAATTACTTAACGCCATCATGCCTCCTGTTACTTCTCAGCAGCTGTTTGGAAGCATATATAAACTAAAATGGCGATCGCTAATTGAATACAACTCTAACGGATTCACAGTGCAGAACGACATGATGGAATATGTCACTAGTAAACCGCGTTATTTCCTAAGTAATAGAATCACGTAA
- a CDS encoding patatin-like phospholipase family protein yields MSQKLAIAISGAVSLGSYEAGVMYEVLEAIAQYNEKREKDDPNRIEIDVITGASAGGMTAGILAQKLLCDGDSLRKPYENPLYKAWIEDVDIEELLEVPKEIEELLEVPKENYKNSLLSSKVVADIGKKYLLDNPPSPNKLHPSTAQEIFVGIAMSNLNGWDYTVNPRNQEGDGKFIYTRYKDGFVCRLQHNSDDSITLAEMSLEHTKNDAEWTDIDKTNWEMLRECSLSSGVFPLAFEVKEIRRVPGKGEFENRENKDYYYTDGGVFENEPLGIAKKLAEWVDNKAIKENPQNEPNKRFYLYVAPGNKTSTANVDFGKNGIDLWTTLNALLAAVFNQARFQDWIIKDLDDTSPIFQITTKDENLIGELFSAFAGFLDIRFRFYDYNIGRESARKGLEKFSEKTSNPNLAYWTEANVEDKDQKLLWEFIDTEGIKQSIDQHDYREYAKKNSIDQLLDIVDIKKRNKILEALLARFRQLIKFVSEKIDGEEEKKRPFLGLDPRDIFVKIAVDLIVKPVLQRKLFPK; encoded by the coding sequence ATGTCACAAAAACTAGCGATCGCAATCAGTGGTGCTGTTTCTTTAGGTAGCTATGAAGCAGGTGTAATGTATGAAGTATTAGAGGCGATCGCTCAATATAATGAAAAACGGGAAAAAGACGACCCAAATCGAATTGAAATTGATGTGATTACGGGTGCGTCAGCAGGTGGAATGACAGCAGGTATTCTTGCTCAAAAGCTACTCTGTGATGGAGATAGTCTGCGTAAACCTTATGAGAACCCCTTGTATAAAGCGTGGATTGAAGATGTTGACATTGAGGAACTTCTTGAAGTCCCCAAAGAAATTGAGGAACTTCTTGAAGTCCCCAAAGAAAATTATAAAAATTCCCTACTGTCATCAAAGGTAGTAGCAGACATTGGAAAAAAATATTTATTAGATAATCCACCAAGCCCAAACAAGCTTCATCCTTCTACTGCTCAAGAAATTTTTGTGGGAATTGCAATGTCTAACCTAAATGGTTGGGATTACACCGTCAACCCACGTAATCAAGAAGGTGATGGTAAGTTTATATACACACGCTATAAAGATGGCTTTGTTTGCCGATTACAACATAATTCAGATGATTCTATCACCTTGGCTGAAATGTCTCTTGAACATACAAAAAATGACGCTGAATGGACGGATATAGATAAGACTAATTGGGAAATGTTACGCGAATGTAGTTTATCGTCTGGAGTATTTCCCCTTGCATTTGAAGTCAAGGAAATTAGAAGGGTTCCAGGCAAAGGTGAATTTGAAAACCGGGAAAATAAAGATTATTATTATACAGATGGAGGTGTTTTTGAGAATGAACCATTAGGAATAGCTAAAAAGCTGGCAGAATGGGTTGACAATAAAGCCATCAAAGAGAACCCTCAAAACGAACCAAATAAACGCTTTTATTTATATGTTGCACCAGGGAATAAAACCTCTACTGCAAATGTTGATTTTGGAAAAAATGGGATTGATCTTTGGACAACTCTAAATGCTTTGCTTGCGGCTGTCTTTAATCAAGCCCGCTTTCAAGATTGGATTATCAAAGATTTGGATGATACGAGTCCTATTTTCCAGATTACGACGAAAGATGAAAATTTAATTGGAGAGCTATTTTCTGCTTTTGCTGGTTTCTTAGATATCCGTTTCCGTTTCTATGATTACAATATTGGTAGAGAATCAGCAAGAAAAGGGCTAGAGAAATTTTCAGAGAAAACTTCTAATCCCAATTTAGCTTACTGGACAGAGGCTAATGTAGAAGATAAAGATCAAAAACTTTTGTGGGAGTTTATTGATACAGAAGGTATAAAGCAGTCAATTGATCAGCATGACTACAGAGAATATGCTAAGAAGAATTCTATAGATCAACTTTTAGATATAGTTGATATAAAGAAACGAAATAAAATACTAGAGGCACTTCTAGCAAGATTCAGACAATTAATTAAGTTTGTTAGTGAAAAAATAGATGGAGAAGAAGAAAAAAAGAGGCCTTTTTTGGGTCTAGATCCAAGAGATATCTTCGTAAAGATTGCAGTTGATCTAATAGTAAAACCCGTGCTTCAACGCAAGCTTTTTCCAAAATAA
- a CDS encoding RDD family protein, translating into MSDKQEIEITFRWTEERQKLRKTFQFKPNKDKNNSFKIGRKPNYECDLCLEDPSLEWVHAEIFWKDKNENQEQGFYLKSNISGDNCLKVDNYIEVIGQIVQNDEKPEDKEVKRSPLIFLKTLALKIENLLSQLDKLLKYKYKTYPFAETLALKIKDLFSQLLYKLLEYYKTYSEKSKKEKLEEVKLEVDNRIRIGKTLLKVVSISLCEETNPNSPKENLWKYLNFGVADFEYDLYLLAITKLLHDQYFRLLDFYFHTLIQQRLNFIKSKHLWKHLWNFIKSKLLWKRFLASCIDFVVLIMFPVIQLKVVISINWLNNFASQLFSDNEVILMLLFLWPLIVYPTFFEFKFHNTAKEENYKDKSIKLTIRPFSRRASFGKRLLGIYVTDLNNESISIFSSIARCFFQPLFIFGYLFLIDTIQNFLLPRLGFMPISINGLLIFCLSIILIIINFIMLVLTKNDQSLRDWITKTKIVERKEVPLWNIVVKIKGFLFKRWLPIFLFSIVLFLIVVSPSKFSDYYHHKGNEHLSQAKNYYKEKKYSNAKKEYDKVITYYKIAENLDNKRNYTAYAQYEKGLVNSKLGNSKLGNNQKAIEDFKEAIKDFEEAKIIFENNKDKSSAENARKQINQLQSKVKENTK; encoded by the coding sequence ATGTCAGACAAACAAGAAATAGAAATAACATTCCGGTGGACTGAAGAACGACAAAAACTACGTAAAACTTTTCAATTTAAGCCAAACAAAGACAAAAATAATTCCTTCAAAATTGGACGTAAGCCTAATTATGAGTGTGATTTGTGTCTTGAAGATCCCTCTTTAGAATGGGTTCATGCAGAAATTTTCTGGAAGGATAAAAATGAAAATCAGGAACAGGGTTTTTATCTAAAATCTAATATTTCTGGTGATAATTGTCTTAAGGTTGATAATTATATTGAGGTTATTGGTCAGATTGTACAAAATGATGAAAAGCCAGAAGATAAAGAAGTAAAACGAAGTCCATTAATTTTTCTGAAAACACTAGCATTGAAGATTGAAAACCTTTTGTCTCAGTTAGATAAATTATTGAAATATAAGTATAAAACATACCCATTCGCAGAAACACTAGCATTGAAGATTAAAGACCTTTTTTCTCAGTTGTTATATAAATTATTGGAATATTATAAAACATACTCAGAAAAGAGTAAAAAAGAAAAACTTGAAGAAGTAAAACTTGAAGTAGATAATCGCATAAGAATAGGAAAGACATTGTTGAAAGTAGTTTCAATCTCTTTATGCGAAGAAACTAACCCTAATTCTCCTAAAGAGAATTTATGGAAGTATTTGAATTTTGGCGTTGCTGATTTCGAGTATGATTTATATTTGTTGGCGATCACTAAACTATTACATGACCAATACTTCAGATTATTAGATTTTTATTTTCATACCTTGATTCAGCAACGCCTGAATTTTATTAAAAGTAAGCATTTATGGAAGCATTTATGGAATTTTATTAAAAGTAAACTTTTATGGAAGCGTTTTTTGGCATCATGTATTGATTTTGTTGTCTTGATTATGTTTCCTGTTATACAATTAAAAGTTGTTATTTCCATTAATTGGCTAAATAATTTTGCTAGTCAATTATTTTCCGACAACGAAGTTATTTTGATGTTGCTATTTTTGTGGCCGTTAATTGTATATCCTACTTTCTTTGAGTTTAAATTTCATAACACAGCAAAAGAAGAAAATTACAAAGATAAATCTATAAAATTGACAATACGTCCTTTTTCTCGTCGGGCAAGTTTTGGCAAACGTCTCTTGGGAATTTATGTAACTGACTTAAACAATGAGTCCATCTCCATTTTTAGTTCAATTGCGAGATGTTTTTTCCAACCTTTATTTATTTTTGGATACCTTTTTCTAATTGATACTATTCAGAATTTTTTGTTACCTAGACTTGGATTTATGCCCATTTCTATTAATGGATTATTGATATTTTGTTTGAGTATCATCCTAATTATTATTAATTTTATTATGCTTGTTTTGACAAAAAATGATCAATCTTTGCGCGACTGGATAACTAAGACAAAAATTGTAGAAAGAAAAGAAGTTCCATTATGGAATATAGTTGTTAAAATTAAAGGTTTTTTGTTTAAGAGATGGCTTCCTATATTTCTATTTTCAATAGTTCTATTTCTAATAGTTGTCTCTCCTTCAAAATTTTCAGATTACTATCATCACAAAGGAAATGAACACTTATCTCAAGCAAAAAATTACTACAAAGAGAAAAAATATAGCAATGCCAAAAAAGAATATGATAAAGTTATAACCTACTATAAAATAGCAGAAAACCTCGATAATAAGAGAAATTATACTGCCTATGCTCAATACGAGAAGGGATTAGTTAATTCTAAATTAGGTAATTCTAAATTAGGAAATAATCAAAAGGCGATCGAAGATTTTAAAGAGGCGATCAAAGATTTTGAGGAAGCCAAAATAATTTTTGAAAACAATAAAGATAAATCTAGCGCAGAAAACGCACGTAAACAAATCAATCAGCTTCAGTCCAAAGTTAAGGAAAATACCAAATGA
- a CDS encoding peptidoglycan-binding protein, translating to MSNIAKTEPNNRPNLQKGDKTEWVVFLQDILNGCKCNPLNLDGDFGNNTENEVKRFQQKVGLTADGKVGVNTWTALDKYEKLFGWQCEWPSALSLTGIGGVDTLENVTANMIPKATTFMGTPPRFWGRYFQGNSNDGEYLRAKENKPLHDAKIRLLPISRQTNKVDGTQQKGKEIGSSHAQDLISTFGEDYLAAQGDSFYFFLDVEGIEGQPSLSKEFYLGWSEAVLNASSKVKLLPCVYLSAKQDPTSKLNLSAAMKAGAQCHGLWVANYGNQQPNLRPWDRDQIAPANPVPCKVLIHQYAGDIANGLFDFNQINPFLDNPELVIQRLILPPA from the coding sequence ATGAGCAACATAGCAAAAACTGAACCAAATAACCGCCCCAACCTCCAAAAAGGAGACAAAACAGAGTGGGTTGTCTTTCTCCAAGACATATTAAATGGATGCAAATGCAACCCATTAAACCTTGATGGAGACTTTGGTAATAACACAGAGAATGAAGTCAAACGATTCCAGCAAAAAGTTGGTTTAACAGCAGATGGTAAAGTTGGTGTAAATACATGGACAGCCCTTGATAAATATGAAAAATTATTTGGCTGGCAATGTGAGTGGCCTAGTGCATTGAGTTTAACCGGCATCGGTGGAGTTGACACCTTAGAAAATGTCACAGCTAACATGATTCCCAAAGCAACCACCTTTATGGGAACTCCTCCACGTTTTTGGGGACGATATTTCCAAGGCAACAGCAACGATGGTGAGTACCTTCGCGCAAAAGAAAATAAGCCCTTGCATGATGCCAAAATTAGACTTTTACCAATTTCCAGACAGACTAATAAAGTTGATGGTACACAACAAAAAGGAAAAGAAATCGGTAGTAGTCACGCACAAGATTTGATATCAACCTTTGGAGAAGATTATCTAGCTGCACAGGGAGATAGCTTCTATTTCTTCCTTGATGTTGAAGGAATTGAGGGACAACCATCATTATCCAAAGAGTTTTATTTAGGATGGTCAGAAGCCGTTTTAAATGCCAGTAGTAAAGTGAAATTGCTTCCTTGCGTTTACCTGAGTGCCAAGCAAGATCCAACTTCAAAACTAAATCTCAGTGCTGCTATGAAAGCCGGCGCACAATGTCATGGTTTATGGGTTGCCAATTACGGTAATCAACAACCAAATCTGCGCCCTTGGGATCGAGATCAAATAGCACCTGCAAATCCAGTTCCTTGTAAGGTTTTAATTCATCAATATGCAGGAGATATTGCCAATGGACTATTTGATTTTAACCAAATTAATCCATTCTTAGACAATCCAGAATTAGTTATCCAGCGACTCATTTTACCACCAGCATAA
- a CDS encoding HNH endonuclease — protein MERPYLNLELRRLVAERADNLCEYCLIAEHDTILGCAIDHIISIKHGGSSNIDNLAYCCVYCNRFKGSDIGSIILDKKEFVRFYHPRWDNWGEHFKLNNSTIESLTNIGQVTARILGFNDQSRLLESQLLIDNKKYPSLSAMRRMKD, from the coding sequence ATGGAGCGTCCTTATTTAAATCTAGAACTTCGCCGTTTAGTGGCAGAAAGAGCAGATAATTTATGTGAATATTGCCTGATTGCTGAACATGATACCATTTTAGGGTGTGCCATTGATCATATTATTAGTATCAAACATGGTGGCTCATCAAATATAGATAATCTAGCCTATTGTTGTGTTTATTGTAATCGTTTTAAAGGCAGTGATATCGGTTCAATTATTTTAGATAAAAAAGAATTTGTGCGGTTTTATCATCCTCGTTGGGATAATTGGGGAGAACATTTTAAACTGAATAATTCTACTATTGAATCTCTCACAAATATAGGACAAGTGACGGCTAGAATTTTAGGATTTAATGATCAATCTCGTTTATTAGAAAGTCAGTTACTTATTGACAATAAAAAATATCCTTCTCTTTCAGCAATGAGAAGAATGAAGGATTAA
- a CDS encoding Coenzyme F420 hydrogenase/dehydrogenase, beta subunit C-terminal domain yields the protein MTSIESHKKAKALKPGSVRPAKELCSECGLCDTYYIHYVKEACAFITQRIDELETTTHNRPRNLEDENELYFGVHQEMIAARKQQPIEGAQWTGIVSSIAIEMLNRGLVEGVVCVQNTKEDRFQPMPIIARTPEEILAAKVNKPTLSPNLSVLEEIEKSGMKRLLVIGVGCQIQALRAVEKKLGLEKLYVLGTPCVDNVTRAGLQKFLETTSRSPETVVSYEFMQDFRVHFKHEDGSEETVPFFGLKTNVLKDIFAPSCMSCFDYVNSLADIVVGYMGAPFKWQWIVVRNDTGKEMLELVKDQLDTQPVTSKGDRKAAVQQGIEAYDKAVTLPMWVAKLMGVVIDKIGPQGLEYGRFSMDSHFTRNYLYVKRNHPEKLEAHVPEFAKRIVAQYKLPE from the coding sequence ATGACATCCATAGAATCCCACAAAAAAGCCAAAGCCCTCAAACCCGGAAGCGTGCGCCCCGCCAAAGAACTTTGTAGCGAATGCGGACTATGCGACACCTACTACATCCACTACGTCAAAGAAGCGTGCGCCTTCATCACCCAAAGAATAGACGAACTAGAAACCACCACCCATAACCGCCCCCGCAACCTAGAAGACGAAAACGAACTCTACTTTGGAGTTCATCAAGAAATGATAGCCGCCCGCAAACAACAACCCATAGAAGGCGCACAATGGACAGGAATAGTTAGCAGCATAGCCATAGAAATGCTCAATCGCGGCTTAGTTGAAGGCGTAGTCTGTGTACAAAACACCAAAGAAGACCGCTTTCAACCCATGCCCATTATAGCGCGAACTCCCGAAGAAATACTAGCAGCCAAAGTAAATAAACCTACCCTATCCCCCAACCTCTCCGTATTAGAAGAAATTGAAAAATCAGGAATGAAGCGGTTATTAGTCATCGGAGTAGGTTGTCAAATCCAAGCATTACGCGCCGTTGAGAAAAAACTCGGACTAGAAAAACTCTACGTACTCGGTACACCATGCGTAGATAACGTTACCCGCGCCGGACTGCAAAAATTCTTAGAAACCACCAGCCGTTCCCCGGAAACAGTGGTTAGTTACGAATTTATGCAAGACTTCAGGGTACATTTTAAACACGAAGACGGTTCAGAAGAAACAGTACCCTTCTTTGGCTTAAAAACCAACGTTTTAAAAGATATCTTTGCGCCATCTTGTATGAGTTGCTTTGATTACGTCAACTCCCTAGCAGACATAGTTGTTGGTTACATGGGCGCACCCTTTAAATGGCAATGGATAGTAGTGAGAAATGATACCGGGAAAGAAATGTTAGAACTGGTTAAAGACCAACTAGACACCCAACCAGTTACATCCAAAGGAGACAGAAAAGCCGCCGTACAACAAGGAATAGAAGCTTATGATAAAGCTGTTACCTTACCGATGTGGGTAGCGAAATTAATGGGAGTAGTAATAGATAAAATCGGACCCCAAGGATTGGAATATGGAAGATTTTCGATGGATTCTCACTTTACAAGAAACTACTTATATGTGAAGCGGAATCATCCAGAGAAATTAGAAGCTCATGTACCGGAGTTTGCGAAGCGGATAGTAGCGCAGTATAAGTTACCGGAATAA
- a CDS encoding PspA/IM30 family protein, translating to MDNYDHNQQAKEALGKLREGAARASVAQTIAQRDYAKAQAEADKWENEYQLALKADDKDLISRAKFQKERYQAISSRLRNLVEEQTPKVEEIKSSFNSWEKKVSEAHNEVLCNKPNPREVSSTFINFEYEDIDVWADDVLQPTKETLLLPPKPQEQTQIQKEAKNFLLEAIHETEEAITNAVANQEGIQKDFEKVQKEAKYWNEKAQIALKNNDDDLALQAVVNKKVKNKIALTIKNQFQQQEITINILVQNLMILEKLKEKLDILQN from the coding sequence ATGGACAATTACGACCACAATCAACAAGCAAAAGAAGCTTTAGGAAAGTTACGTGAAGGAGCAGCTAGAGCCAGTGTAGCTCAAACAATTGCTCAACGAGATTATGCAAAAGCTCAAGCAGAAGCTGATAAATGGGAAAATGAATATCAACTTGCTTTGAAAGCAGATGATAAGGATTTAATTAGTAGAGCAAAATTTCAAAAAGAACGGTATCAAGCTATATCTAGTCGGCTAAGAAATCTTGTAGAGGAGCAAACACCAAAAGTAGAAGAAATTAAAAGCAGCTTTAACTCTTGGGAGAAAAAAGTTTCGGAAGCACATAATGAAGTATTATGCAACAAGCCTAACCCCAGAGAGGTTTCATCGACTTTCATCAACTTTGAATATGAAGATATTGATGTATGGGCTGATGATGTATTACAGCCAACTAAAGAAACATTATTGCTACCACCTAAACCTCAAGAGCAAACTCAAATTCAAAAAGAAGCTAAAAACTTTTTGTTAGAGGCTATTCATGAAACAGAAGAAGCTATAACAAATGCTGTTGCTAATCAAGAAGGTATTCAGAAGGATTTTGAAAAAGTGCAAAAAGAAGCTAAATACTGGAACGAAAAAGCTCAAATAGCTTTAAAAAACAATGATGATGATTTAGCTCTTCAAGCTGTAGTAAATAAAAAAGTTAAAAATAAAATTGCACTTACTATTAAAAATCAGTTTCAGCAACAGGAAATAACAATTAATATACTTGTACAAAATCTGATGATTTTAGAAAAGCTCAAAGAAAAATTGGATATATTACAAAATTAG
- a CDS encoding DUF6575 domain-containing protein, whose translation MKLLPQYPPLVNLEIIEIYEYYDFPCLFSCQNASGQIFLAVWIDETPDYKTWLYSPMSKSRLKNIRSGNIDLYDAFKKSEDGFIYQTIIPENDNCDVVEIIFCENLNDECLPISGEMIDFNDQPFPLENKEKIKI comes from the coding sequence ATGAAATTACTACCACAATATCCACCTCTAGTAAACCTAGAAATTATTGAAATCTATGAATATTATGATTTCCCTTGTTTATTTAGCTGTCAAAATGCTTCAGGACAGATTTTTTTAGCTGTTTGGATAGATGAAACACCAGATTATAAAACTTGGCTTTATTCTCCCATGTCAAAAAGCAGATTAAAAAATATTCGTTCTGGTAATATTGATTTATATGATGCTTTTAAAAAGTCAGAAGATGGTTTTATTTATCAAACTATAATTCCTGAAAATGATAATTGTGATGTTGTAGAAATTATATTTTGTGAAAATCTCAATGATGAATGTTTACCCATTTCAGGAGAAATGATTGATTTTAATGATCAACCTTTTCCGCTAGAAAATAAGGAGAAAATCAAGATATAA